In Haloarcula sp. H-GB4, a single genomic region encodes these proteins:
- a CDS encoding gamma carbonic anhydrase family protein has translation MDSREYAFEGATPDIHGYAHVSREATLVGDVTVGPNANVWPGVVLRGDVAPVEVGRESAIGDGAIVHASSVGEKVMVGHGAVLNDAHVRDGALVGFNSTVSDATIGEGSIVAMGTVVPPGYEVPAESFVRGSPATVTPLSETTIDPNEVFEAFSSGDYANLAARHEDLFE, from the coding sequence ATGGACAGCCGAGAGTACGCTTTCGAAGGAGCAACACCTGACATCCACGGATACGCCCACGTCAGCCGAGAGGCGACACTGGTGGGTGATGTCACCGTCGGCCCGAACGCGAACGTCTGGCCCGGTGTCGTGTTGCGCGGCGACGTGGCCCCCGTCGAGGTAGGCCGCGAATCGGCGATCGGTGACGGAGCCATCGTCCACGCCTCGTCCGTCGGCGAGAAGGTGATGGTCGGCCACGGAGCTGTTCTCAACGACGCCCATGTGCGTGACGGGGCGCTCGTTGGATTCAATTCGACAGTCAGCGACGCCACTATCGGCGAGGGCTCTATTGTCGCGATGGGAACGGTCGTCCCACCGGGCTACGAGGTCCCCGCGGAGTCCTTTGTCCGCGGGAGTCCGGCCACAGTGACACCGTTGTCAGAGACCACTATCGATCCCAACGAAGTGTTCGAGGCGTTCAGTTCCGGCGATTACGCCAACCTCGCGGCCCGCCACGAAGACCTCTTCGAGTAA
- a CDS encoding universal stress protein yields MYDSVLVATDGSSGTTETLAHATSIARDNDATLHGLYVVDRRLYVAADKANQDEVRQSLEEEGDVALDDIVVGGEEAGVEVVTTMAEGIPHKTITDYAEQEDIDLIVMGTHGRTGRDRVANLGSVTERVVQSAPVPVLVVHIE; encoded by the coding sequence ATGTACGATTCGGTGCTCGTGGCCACAGACGGCAGTTCGGGAACGACTGAGACGCTCGCACACGCCACTTCGATCGCGCGCGACAACGACGCGACCCTCCATGGGCTGTACGTCGTGGACAGACGACTGTACGTCGCGGCCGACAAGGCCAATCAGGACGAGGTGCGTCAGTCGCTGGAGGAAGAGGGAGATGTCGCGCTTGACGACATCGTGGTTGGGGGCGAGGAGGCCGGCGTCGAGGTCGTCACGACCATGGCGGAAGGGATTCCCCACAAGACAATCACCGACTACGCAGAACAGGAAGACATTGACCTCATCGTGATGGGAACCCACGGCCGAACCGGCCGAGACCGGGTCGCCAATCTCGGGAGCGTCACCGAGCGCGTCGTCCAGAGCGCGCCCGTCCCCGTCCTCGTCGTCCACATCGAATAG
- a CDS encoding HTH domain-containing protein, which produces MQGSTQPDGTRAELYVRSLLPDGHTQQQAAVIDRLQGLSDTDVLSDFTIQVVGRQIPSTPAEARTELGLFALNRVSVFQEWAKRNKCSLEPAFQVRSVDSEMSGEQYRALVFPVQLLAEYAGSELRCVTPHTAGGETVTVMDRLTMLEGEEELALSSLERASAARPPAQSDLPAADTIDEDSDPLLPE; this is translated from the coding sequence ATGCAGGGGAGCACGCAGCCAGACGGCACACGGGCAGAACTGTACGTTCGTTCACTCCTGCCCGACGGGCACACGCAGCAACAGGCTGCGGTTATCGACCGACTTCAGGGGCTGTCAGACACTGATGTTTTGTCGGACTTTACTATTCAGGTCGTTGGTCGGCAAATACCGTCCACGCCAGCCGAGGCGCGGACCGAACTCGGACTCTTCGCACTCAACCGAGTCAGCGTCTTTCAGGAATGGGCAAAACGCAACAAATGTTCACTCGAACCCGCGTTCCAGGTCCGGTCGGTTGACTCCGAGATGTCGGGGGAGCAGTACCGAGCGCTTGTGTTTCCGGTCCAACTATTAGCCGAGTACGCCGGGTCGGAACTCAGGTGCGTGACACCGCATACGGCCGGCGGGGAGACTGTCACTGTCATGGATCGCCTCACAATGCTCGAAGGAGAGGAAGAACTGGCGCTTTCATCGCTGGAGCGGGCAAGTGCAGCACGGCCACCGGCCCAGTCTGACCTGCCGGCGGCCGACACTATCGACGAGGATTCGGACCCGCTGTTGCCAGAGTAA
- the thrS gene encoding threonine--tRNA ligase — MSTVTVTLPDGTPLEVERGSTVEDVAYEIGPGLGDDTVAGVVDGELVDKHAPLTEDVGLEIVTESSDEYLDVLRHSAAHVFAQALQRLYPDAKLTIGPWTDNGFYYDITGVDIDEDDLEAIETEAEEIIEEDLDIERELVDRDDAFERYEDNQFKQDILETEAADDEEVSFYTQGEFEDLCQGPHVESTGEIGGFALLEISAAFWRGEEENETLTRVYGTAFPTEDALDEFLEQRRKAEERDHRKIGQEMDLFSIDETTGPGLPLYEPNGKKILNELSDYVAGLNRDAGYDEVETPHVFRTELWKKSGHYENYVDDMFLLDVNDEEYGLKPMNCPGHATIFEQNSWSYRDLPVRYFEDGKVYRKEQRGELSGLSRTWAFTIDDGHLFVRPDQIEEEVLATVDIILDTLDTFNLDYTVQFATRPEKSVGGDEIWEKAESQLESVLDEQDIDYVVEEGDGAFYGPKIDFAFEDALGRHWDGPTVQLDFNMPERFDLSYTGEDNEEHRPVMIHRALYGSYERFFMVLTEHYNGKFPPWLAPEQIRLLPVSDDNIDYCEEIQDELDDFRVTIEDRSWTVGKKIQQAHDDRVPYMCVIGDNEEEAGTISVRDRKEREEKDIDIAEFRDHLETEVEQQRTAVTFLAGR, encoded by the coding sequence ATGAGTACGGTCACGGTCACGCTGCCCGACGGGACCCCACTAGAGGTCGAACGCGGCAGCACGGTCGAGGATGTCGCCTACGAAATCGGGCCAGGGCTGGGTGACGACACGGTCGCCGGCGTTGTCGACGGCGAACTTGTCGACAAACACGCGCCGTTGACAGAAGATGTCGGACTCGAAATCGTCACCGAGAGCAGTGACGAGTATCTCGATGTGCTTCGTCACTCCGCCGCCCACGTCTTCGCGCAGGCCCTGCAGCGCCTCTACCCCGATGCAAAGCTCACAATTGGGCCGTGGACCGACAACGGGTTCTACTACGACATTACCGGTGTCGACATCGACGAGGACGACCTCGAAGCTATCGAGACCGAAGCCGAGGAGATCATTGAGGAGGACCTCGACATCGAACGCGAACTCGTCGACCGCGACGACGCCTTCGAACGCTACGAGGATAATCAGTTCAAACAAGACATCCTCGAAACCGAAGCCGCGGACGACGAGGAAGTCTCTTTCTACACCCAGGGCGAGTTCGAGGACCTCTGTCAGGGCCCCCACGTCGAATCGACCGGCGAAATCGGCGGTTTCGCACTGCTCGAAATCTCGGCGGCCTTCTGGCGTGGCGAGGAGGAAAACGAGACGCTGACTCGCGTGTACGGAACTGCCTTCCCAACGGAGGACGCGCTCGACGAGTTCCTCGAACAGCGCCGCAAGGCCGAGGAGCGCGACCACCGCAAGATCGGCCAGGAGATGGACTTGTTCTCCATCGACGAGACCACAGGGCCGGGTCTGCCGCTGTACGAGCCCAACGGCAAGAAGATCCTCAACGAACTGTCGGACTACGTCGCCGGGCTCAACCGCGACGCCGGCTACGACGAGGTCGAGACGCCTCACGTCTTCCGTACCGAACTCTGGAAGAAATCGGGCCACTACGAGAACTACGTCGACGACATGTTCTTGCTCGATGTCAACGACGAGGAGTACGGCCTGAAGCCGATGAACTGCCCTGGCCACGCCACCATCTTCGAGCAGAACTCCTGGAGCTACCGGGACCTGCCGGTGCGGTACTTCGAGGACGGGAAGGTGTACCGCAAAGAGCAGCGCGGCGAACTCTCCGGGCTCTCCCGAACCTGGGCCTTCACCATCGACGACGGCCATCTATTCGTCCGCCCGGACCAGATCGAGGAGGAAGTGCTGGCGACGGTCGACATCATCCTCGATACGCTTGACACCTTCAACCTCGACTACACGGTCCAGTTCGCTACCCGGCCGGAGAAGTCCGTCGGCGGCGACGAAATCTGGGAGAAAGCCGAATCCCAGCTCGAATCTGTCCTCGACGAGCAGGACATCGACTACGTCGTCGAGGAAGGCGATGGCGCGTTCTACGGCCCGAAGATCGACTTCGCCTTCGAGGACGCGCTCGGTCGCCACTGGGACGGCCCGACCGTCCAGTTGGACTTCAATATGCCCGAGCGGTTCGACCTCTCCTACACCGGTGAGGACAACGAGGAGCATCGCCCGGTGATGATCCACCGCGCGCTGTATGGCTCCTACGAACGGTTCTTCATGGTGCTGACCGAGCACTACAACGGGAAGTTCCCGCCGTGGCTTGCCCCCGAACAAATTCGCCTGCTACCGGTCAGCGACGACAACATCGACTACTGCGAGGAGATTCAGGACGAACTCGATGACTTCCGGGTCACTATCGAGGACCGATCCTGGACTGTCGGCAAGAAGATCCAGCAGGCCCACGACGACCGGGTTCCCTATATGTGTGTCATCGGCGACAACGAGGAGGAAGCCGGGACAATCTCAGTCAGGGATCGCAAGGAACGCGAGGAGAAGGACATCGACATCGCCGAGTTCCGCGACCACCTCGAAACCGAGGTCGAGCAGCAGCGAACCGCTGTGACGTTCCTCGCCGGGCGGTAG
- a CDS encoding NUDIX domain-containing protein, producing MSNQTVNPTTSDSATGGCLRPGAKALIRSSDEVLLVKEYHADGTPFWTLPGGGTQPGEDDREALERELAEELGCRSAIHGPVATIYYAHHSRSQTLSAYRVFGCQLLDHPTPNAAEGIQAARWVRPESPPAQTLPQVRWVLRTHYW from the coding sequence GTGTCGAATCAGACCGTCAACCCAACGACTAGTGATTCCGCGACCGGTGGTTGCCTCCGTCCCGGTGCAAAAGCCCTCATCCGGTCGTCGGACGAGGTTTTGTTGGTGAAAGAGTACCACGCCGACGGAACGCCGTTCTGGACGCTCCCCGGTGGCGGGACTCAGCCAGGCGAGGACGACCGGGAGGCGCTCGAACGCGAACTCGCCGAGGAACTTGGGTGTCGGAGCGCGATCCACGGACCGGTAGCGACCATCTACTACGCTCACCACAGTCGCTCGCAGACGCTCTCAGCGTATCGTGTGTTCGGGTGTCAGTTGTTGGATCACCCCACTCCGAACGCCGCGGAGGGGATTCAGGCCGCTCGTTGGGTCCGGCCGGAATCGCCGCCGGCGCAGACGCTGCCGCAAGTCCGGTGGGTACTGCGGACTCACTACTGGTGA